The window CGGGCAAGACCATCGTCGTCATCCTGCCGGACTCGGGCGAGCGCTATCTGAGCACCGTGCTCTTCGATGGCGTGTTCGATGCCACCGGGCTCGGCGTCGCCGCGTGAGGGCAGCCTGAGTGAGTGCAGTGACAGGACCGCAAAGCACGCGCTGGAACATCGACGGGATCGTATCCGACCTGCGCGAGCTGCGCGTGCTATCGCTGGAGAGCCGGCAGCGGCGGGACCGGCCGCCCAAGCTGCCGTCGCGCAAGGTGCTGATCGCCGTCATCGAGGGGCTCGCCGCTGCGATGTTCCCGAATCGTCTGGGGCATCCCGGGCTCGGCGAGGAAGGCGTGGACTACTACGTCGGCCACACCCTCGATGTCGCGCTGCGCGGACTGCACGAGCAGGTGAACCGCGAACTGCAGTTCGCATCAGGGGAAGAGCACATCGCCCACGCCGATCGCGAGCGGGCGGTGGAGATCGTGCGCGCGTTTGCGTCGACGCTCCCGACCGTGCGTGCCTTGCTCGATACCGACATCATCGCCGCCTACGAGGGCGACCCGGCGGCGCGCAGCGTCGACGAAGTGCTGGTCTGTTATCCGGGCATCACCGCCATCACGCACCACCGGCTCGCGCACGAACTCAACCTCCTCCGCGTGCCGCTGATCGCACGCATGGTCGCGGAGATCGCGCATTCCGCCACCGGCATCGACATCCACCCGGGCGCGAGGATCGGCGAGAGCTTCTTCATCGATCACGGCACCGGCGTGGTCATCGGCGAGACCACGGTGATCGGCCGGCACGTGCGCCTGTATCAGGCGGTCACCCTCGGTGCGAAGCGCTTCGAAGTCGGCGAAGACGGTACGCTCGTCAAGGGCGCGGCGCGCCACCCGATCGTCGAGGACGACGTCGTCATCTACGCCGGCGCCACGATTCTGGGCCGGGTCACCATCGGGCGCGGCTCGACCATTGGCGGCAACGTCTGGCTCACCCGCAGCGTCCCGCCCGGCAGCAACGTCACCCAGGCGCAGGTGCGCAACGATTTGTTCGAGGGCGGCGCCGGCATCTGATCTCCCGGCCCTCACCGGCGGCCGCGCAGTTCCCGCAGGAAAAATCTTTCAACTCTGAGGAGAAGTAAATGGCGGAAAAGCAGGTTCACCTTGCACTCGGCGATGCGGCGGCACGGCAGCTCGCGAATTCCACCAAGACCGTCCCGCAGCTTGTCACCATCTCGCCGCGGTGGCTGGTGCATCTGCTGCCCTGGATCGGCGTCGAGGCGGGTATCTATCGACTCAACAAGGTGAAGGACGCCTCGCGCGTGCTGACCGCGTGTTCGCAGCGCGACGAACGCGATCTGCCCGAGACTTTCGTCGACTACGAGGAGAATCCGCGCGAGTATTTCCTGAGTGCAGTCACCACGGTGGTGGATGTGCACACGCGGGTGTCCGATCTCTACAGCAGCCCGCACGATCAGATCCAGCAGCAACTGCGGCTTGCCATCGAGACCATCAAGGAGCGGCAGGAAGACGAGCTCATCAATAACAAGGAATACGGCCTGCTGAACAACATCGTCCCGGACCAGCGCGTCAAGCCGCTCAGCGGCGCGCCGACGCCGGACGATCTCGACGAGTTGCTGACCCGCGTGTGGAAGGAGCCCGCGTTCTTCCTCGCCCATCCAGCTGCCATTGCCGCTTTCGGACGCGAGTGCACGCGCCGCGGCGTACCGCCTCCCACCGTCACCCTGTTCGGCTCGCCGTTCCTCACGTGGCGCGGCCTGCCTCTAGTGCCGACCAACAAGCTCGCGATCGAGCGCGGCAAGTCCAACATCCTGCTGCTGCGCACCGGCGAGCAGCGCCAGGGTGTGGTCGGGC is drawn from Betaproteobacteria bacterium and contains these coding sequences:
- a CDS encoding serine acetyltransferase, with protein sequence MTGPQSTRWNIDGIVSDLRELRVLSLESRQRRDRPPKLPSRKVLIAVIEGLAAAMFPNRLGHPGLGEEGVDYYVGHTLDVALRGLHEQVNRELQFASGEEHIAHADRERAVEIVRAFASTLPTVRALLDTDIIAAYEGDPAARSVDEVLVCYPGITAITHHRLAHELNLLRVPLIARMVAEIAHSATGIDIHPGARIGESFFIDHGTGVVIGETTVIGRHVRLYQAVTLGAKRFEVGEDGTLVKGAARHPIVEDDVVIYAGATILGRVTIGRGSTIGGNVWLTRSVPPGSNVTQAQVRNDLFEGGAGI